Genomic window (Streptomyces sp. LX-29):
CGGTCCAGGGCGAGGTCGGCCAGGCCAAGGCGGTCCAGCTGGGCACGGGTGCGTTCCTCGATGTCCCAGTCGTCGCCGATGGTCGCGAAGTGCCGCTCGTCGACGTCCCCGGACTCCACGGCGTCGATGGCCTGGATGATCGCGGCGACGCCCAGCACCTCGGCGACGGTGAGATCGCCGGCTAGGGGGAGGCTCTGCGGGAGGTAGCCGAGGGTGCCGGCCACCGAGATCGACCCCGTACCCGGCCGCAGTTCCCCGGCGATGAGCTTGAGCAGCGCGCTCTTGCCGGTGCCGTTGGGCGCGACGAGGCCGGTGCGGCCGGGGCCGAGGGTGAAGGACAGGTCCTGGAAGACGGGGGTGTCGTCGGGCCAGGTGAAGGACAGGTTCGAGCAGACGACGGAAGCGTCGGACATGGCGGTGACCTCGCGGGGAGGGGGCAGGGACGGCACGTGCGCCCCGGCGGCGGACAAGGGGAAGGACGGCACGACGGCGAGGCCACGTCGACGGTGCTTCCGCGCACCGGCCGGTGGCCTGTCGGGTCCGGGTATCACCCGGAGATGTCGTCGTCCACCACCATGTCTGGGCTCCTCAACAAACGATCATCGTCCGCACCAGTCTAACGGCAGGGGCGTCGGGCGGGCACACGCGGCCACGACGCCGACGCGGAAGCGGTCGCGACAGGCCACCCGCCGCCGATGGCCGTCCCGATGGTAGGTCAATCGGGTCGTAGGCGATGTGCGTCCAACAGACTGTCATAGCGAGGCAGTCGCGCAGAGCTGACCACTCCCCCCATAGCCCGTACGTAAAGTGACGCTCGGTCACACACGGTGTGTGGCTGCGGTGTGCTGCCGGTGCCCACGGCATGTCCGGCCATGGCCGCCCTTCCTGCTGAAACGAGGCATTCGTGAGCACAGACGAGGGCAAGCAGACCGGGCCGCGGAGTGGTCCGGTACCCGACAGGGCCTGGCCGCGGCCGGGGGCCTGGCTGCGGCTGGTGATGGCGGTCCTGGCCATGCTGGCGGCGCTGCCCCTGCCGACCGCCACCGCGTCCCCGACACGGGCGGCCGCCCCCGCGCCGAACGCCTACGTCGTCAACGCCGACTCGAACAACGTGTCGGTGGTCGACACGGCCACGAACACCGTCACCACCACCATCCCCGTCGGCACCACTCCCCTCAGCGTGGCCGTCACCCCCGACAACACCCGCGCCTATGTCACCAACGGCAACTCGAACAACGTGTCGGTGATCGACACGACCACGAACACCGTCATCGCCACCATCCCCGTCGGCGCCAACCCGGCCGATGTGGCCATCACTCCGAACGGTGCCCGCGCCTACGTCACCAACCAGGCCTCGAACAACGTGTCGGTGATCGACACGGCCACCAACACCGTCATCGCCACCATCCCCGTCGGCACCAACCCGTTCGGCGTGGCCATCACCCCGGACGGCACCCGCGCCTACGTCGCCAACCGCAACTCGACCACGGTGTCGGTGATCGACACAGCCACGAACACGGTCACGACCACCGTCGCCGTCGGCAGCGGCACGGTCGGCGTGGCCATCACCCCGGACGGCACCCGCGCCTACGTCACCAGCGAGGGCCCGGACACGGTGGCGGTGATCGACACGGCCACCAACACCGTCATCGCCACCATCCCCGTCGGCAGCAACCCGTTCGGCGTGGCCATCACCCCGGACGGCACCCGCGCCTACGTCACCAACAGCGGCTCGAACACGGTCTCGGTGATCGACACAGCCACGAACACGGTCACCACCACCATCCCCGTCGGTGCCCTCCCGGTCAGTGTGGCCATCACCCCCGACGGCACCCGCGCCTATGTCGCCAACGGCGGCTCGACCACGGTCTCGGTGATCGACACAGCCACGAACACGGTCACCACCACCATCCCCGTCGGCAGCGCCCCGTTCGACGTGGCCTTCGCCACGCCGCCGCCCCCTCCCTCCCTGACCCTCACCAAGATCCACAGCGGCGGCTTCAACCGCGGGCGGTCGGGCACCTACACGCTCACGGTCGGCAACAACGGCAGCGGTCCGACCGATGGCACCACCGTCACCGTCCAGGACACCCTGCCCAAGGGCCTCACTCCCACCGCGATCAGCGGCACCGGATGGGACTGCAGCCTGGCCACGCTGACCTGTACCCGCGACGACGCCCTCGCTCCCGGGGACAGCTACCCGCCGATCACGCTCACGGTCAAGGTGTCCTGTAAGGCCGCCCAGCAGGTCACGAACACGGCCACGGTCACCGGAGGCGGCAGCGCCCCCGACACCACCACGCACACCACCACGATCAGGCACGACAGGCGCTGCGAGAGGCCGCACCACGACGACGACCACCACGACCACCACGACAAGGACGACAAGCACGACCACGTCAGGAAGTAGCACCCCGGAGGGGTCGGCCTGGTGCATGCACAGGGGCGGCCGCCGTTCCCGGCGCGGGTCGGGAACGGCGCGGGTCGGGAACGGCGCGATAGCGGTACCCGGTGCTTCGGAAGCCGTCGGAGGGTCGCATTCCGCCCTTGATAACCTGGCGCGTGCCTGTCAAAGAAGGCGCTCAACTCGCTCAACCCAGGTATGCAATCGGGGGATTTGACGTATGAAGCCCAGTCGTGTCCGTGCTGTCGCCATGGCCGCAATCGCCGTGATCGCCCTCTCGGGAGTGACCGGCTGCGATGGCGGCAAGAAGCGCCGTTCCGGCGGATCGGGCGACGACTTCGCCGCATCCGGCGGGCTGGGGAACCCCGACGGGGTGTCCGGTGGCGGGGGCCAGACGGCCGGGGCCACGACCGGCGGCACCACGACGGACGGGACCACCACCGGCGGCACCACCACCGGCGGGGTCGCCACGACGCCGCCGACGGGTCCGCTGAGCACGACGCCGGCCAAGGACGACATCGCCATCACCGCCTGCGACTTCGACTTCGCGGGCGACCGGTCGTCCGCGACCATCACCATCACCAACGGCAACTCGCGGGGCCAGGCGAGCTACGACGGCACGGTCGAGATCGTCGACGGGAACGGCCAGTCCCTGGACGGCCTGCTCTTCGACGTGAGCGGTGTGCCCGCCGGTCAGTCCCGGACCAAGTCCCTGTCGGCCGAGATCAGCATCCGGCCGTCCTCCGCGCCCGCCACCTTCCGGTGCCAGCTGGGCCAGGTCTGGAAGGCGATCGCCCTCTGAGGGACGTGCGCCCGCCGACCGATCGCGCCGTCCGCGGCCGGGGCCCCGGCCCCCGGGACGGCGCGATCGGTCAGCCGCGTGTGTCGAGCGGGACGTGCAGCGAGAGGTGCGCGGACAGGGCGCGGAGGAAGTCCGGGGCGTCGAAGACCGCCCCGGCGGAGACGACGCCGGTGGTCCTGGTGCGGCCGGTGAGGACGCGGTCGACGGCCTCCACCGCGAGCGGCGCGCTGACGGCGTAGATGTCCTGTCCGGCGGCGACAAGGCGGCGTTCGGCGCCGCCGGAGCTGACGCGGACGTCGACGACGAAGGTCTGCGCGGAGCGGCCGAGTTCGTCGACGGCGGTCGGTGCCGAGGCGTCGGGAGCGAACAGGTCCCCGGCCGCCTTCGCGGTCATGTAGGTGCGCACCTCCGGGACGGCCAGGTGGCTGGGAACGGTGACGACGTCGGCCATGGTGAACTCTCCGATGACGCTCTGGGGGCCGAGCGGAGCGGGGAAGGGCCACTCCAGGGTCGGCAGGGCGTCGTCGTGGTACGCCAGCCGTCCGCCGGTGTAGCGGACACGGCGGCCGCCCCGTCGCCGCCCCGAGACCGCGCCCGCGGCGAGCGTTCCGGCGGTGGGGTGCCAACTGCTCAGGCCGTAGGCGATGTGCGCCTCGTCCGCGGCGGTCCAGTCGCCCATCGCGGTGGTGACCAGCAGGTCGCCGAGGCCGCCGAAGAAGGCCATCGCCGGGACCACCACGGCGCCCGCGGCGCGGGCGCGCTCCGCGAAGTGGGCGAACGTGTCGAGGTTCGCCTCGATCTCGGCCGCCACGTCGACATACGGGATGCCGGCGCGCAGTGCCGCCTCGACCAGCGGGGCGGCGGTCGTGGCGAACGGCCCGGCGCAGTTGATGACGGCGGCCGCGCCGTTCAGCGCGCGGTCGAGCGAGGCCGGATCGTCGACCGACGCCTGCCGCACCTCAAGCCCGGGTTGGTCCTGCGCCAGCGCCAGCAGCTTGTCCTGGTCACGACCGAGGAGCAGCGGGACGTACCCGCGCTCGCGCAACTCCGCGACCACGAACCGCCCGGTGTGCCCGTAGGCGCCGAACACCGCCACGTTCCGACCCGATCCCATGTCTGCTCCCGTTGTGCTCGAAGTGCTCTGCTGCGGAGATCCTGTCCCCGGCGGCCCCTCGGTGCCCAGTGTCTGGAACGACAGGACCCGTACAATTCCCGACATGAGCTCTGTCCCGCGCTCCGTCGCGGTCGCCGCTACCGACGGGATGCTGCACTTCGAGCTGGCTCTGGCCTACGAGGTCTTCGGCTCCGCCCCGGCCGCCCTGCCAGGCCCCTGGTACGACGTCAGGGTGTGCGGCACGCACGCCGTCCGGGTCGGCCGGTTCCTGCTGGAGCCGGACTGCGGGCTCGACCGACTGGCGCAGGCCGACACCGTGATCGTCCCCGCCCTGGCCGACGTCGACCGGGACCCGCCGGCCGACCTCGTCGCGGCGGTGCGCGCGGCCCACGAGTCGGGCGCGCGGGTGGTCTCCCTGTGCACGGGCGTGTTCGTGCTCGCCGCCGCCGGTCTGCTGGACGGGCTGCGCGCGACCACGCACTGGGCCCACACCGAGGAGCTGGCCGCGCGCTATCCCCGGGTGAACGTCGATCCGGACGTGCTCTACGTCGACAACGGCAGCGTGCTCACCTCCGCGGGCAAGGCCGCGGCGATGGACCTGTGCCTGCATCTGGTCCGCCGCGACCACGGCTCGGCGGTCGCCAACGTGGTCGCCCGCCGTCTGGTGGTGCCGCCCCACCGGGCCGGTGGCCAGGCCCAGTTCGTCACCACACCGGTGCCCGCCCAGGACGACCACCCCCTGGCCGAGCTGTTCCCCTGGGTGATGCGGCGGCTGGACCAACCGCTCACCGTGGAGGACCTGGCCCGCCAGGCGAACATCAGCTCGCGCCACCTGACCCGCCACTTCCGCTCGGTCACCGGCACCACCCCGCTGCAATGGCTGCTGACGCAGCGGATCCGCCGTGCGCAGGAGCTGCTGGAGAACACGGACGACAGCGTCGACACCATCGCCTCGGCCGCGGGCATGGGCACGGCGACGACCCTGCGCCGCCACTTCCAGCGCACCCTCGGCGTACCGCCGGACGCCTACCGCCGCACGTTCCGGGCGTGAGACCGCGGGTCCCCGCCCCGACGGCTCCCGGCCGTCTCAGCGGCCGGAGCCCCCGCGTCAGCCTTACGGACCCTTCCAGAGGGCGCCGGCGCCTCACCGACCGTAGTGTGAGGCTCGGAACGGAAGCCGGCTCGGGAGACTCGGGAGTACGGAGCCGCCCGCGGCCGTGCTGTCTGCCCACGTCGGTAGGGGCGGAGGCGCGATGCTGCTGCGACCCTGGGGTGTGTACAGCCCCCAGGAGGACTCCTACCTGCTACGAGACGCCCTTGAGCAGGTGTCCGTGCCGCCCGGGGCTCGGGTGCTGGACGTGTGCACCGGCACCGGGCTGATCGCCGTGACGGCCGCGCGGCTCGGCGCGGGCGACGTACGGGCCGTCGACATCTCCTACCGCGCCGTGCTGACAGCGCGCTGCAACGCCTGGCTCAACCGCGCGGCCGTCCGTGTCCGGCGCGCCGACTTCCGTGACCACGCCCCCGGAGAGCGGTTCGACCTGATCACGGCCAACCCGCCCTACGTCCCCTGCCCCGAGCGGAACGTCCGGCGCCCTCGCGGGGGAGGTTCCCGCGACGCCGGACCGGACGGACGCCGGTACCTCGACCGGCTGTGCGCCATGGCTCCGCTGCTGCTCAACGAGACCGGCGTGCTCCTCGTGGTGCACTCCTCCGTGGCCGAGCCGCTCCGCACGCTGCGCACCCTGACCGCCGGTGGCCTGACCGCGTCCGTCGTCGCGCGGCGCGCCCAGCCCTTCGGCCCGCTGCTCAGCGCCCGCGCCGCGTGGATGGAGGACTCCGGGCTCATCGACCCCGGCCAACGCCACGAGGAGCTGGTCGTCATCCGCGGTGCCCGCGCCGTGCAGCGTGTCGACGCACCCGACGCCCCTGGGTCCGCCACGGGCTGACGTCACTCCCCTGGCCTCTCTCGCCCCGGAAGGCCATGACCGCGCGGCTCACCCCGCCTCCGCCCGGGCGGTCGTTCCCCAGGCGTCCATCAGGGCCCGGCGCAGTCGCTTCACCTGTCTCCGGTCGGTTCCGATGACGGCGTAGCGCCAGGTTCGGCCGTCGGCGGGTGCGTCCTCGTACAGCACCACGCCCGCGCCGGACTCCCGGGACCAGGCCAGTCCCGCGTCCCGCAGCAGTCGCAGGGCCTCGGCGAAGCCGAGTGCGAACCGGCTCTCGTGCTGGGCGAGCAGCCAGGCGGGGCGGTCCAGACCGGCGGCGCGAGCCAACCGGACGGCCATGACCCGGGGCGTGGTGGTGGCGGTGCGGCGGACGTTGGCCTCGATGGCGTACAGCCGGCCGTTCGCGGCGAGGACCGCGTCGATCCCATACGGCCCGGTGTAGCCGTGCCCGGACAGGTACCGTCCGAGCGCACCGCCCCATCGTTCGAGCTCCACCGCGCGGAACCGGTCGGCGGCCGCCAGCGGGGAGAGGTAGCCCGTGTAGCGGCCGCCGGAGGTGCGCATCTCGCCGCTGAAGACCGGTCGTGGCCCGTCCGGTGTCGCCTCCATCTGCACGCTGAGGGACCGGATCGCGTCCATGCACTGTTCCACCACCCACACGGTCGCCCGCTCCCCCGGCGAGGGCACGGGGTCCGTATCGGACAGGACCGCCAGACCGTGGCCGCCCGCGGAGCGGTCCGGCTTGAGGACGACGCGATCGTGCTCGGCCAGCAGAGCACCCACCGTCGCCGGGAGGTCTTCGCCGCCGCAGACCCGCCCGGGAGGCAGGGGCATCCCGAGCCTGGCCGCCGTACAGCGGAAGGCCCCTTTCGTGTTGAGCAGGTAGGCCACCTCCAGCGCCGCCCGCGGCGCGCCACGCGGCCCGTACGGGGCGATCGGGACGGCCAGCCGTGCGGCGAGATCGACCGTGGAGCGGTCCAGGGCGAGGGGCAGCAGCTGGATCCCGGGGCGCGCGACGACGAGCTCCCGAAGTGTGTCCGTCGCTCCGGCCCGGTGCACCGCGTCGGCCAGCGTTCCACCCGGCACGGGCGGGACGTGGAGCAGGGTGAGGGATTCGGGCGCCATGCCGAGCAGGTCGCAGGCGTAAGCCTGGAACGCGGCGCTCAGCGGGACGGGCGTGACCAGGACATCGCCCGGTCGCATCAGCCAGATCTTGCGCGGCGCCTGTTCCGCCCACCGTTCGAGCACATCGCGCGCCGCCAGGTCCACGGCCAGGTCGGAGTGGAAGTTCGCATAGAGGATGAGCGGGTCGCGGTGCTGCTGCTCCACCCTTCGAGGTCTACGCCGGTGCGGGCGAGGGCGCATCCCGGCGGCGAGCGGCGCGGGCCCCTCCTCGGGCCTGCGTCGCGGTGCCCTCGCACGACGGCTCGGCGTACGCGACGACGGCTCGGCGTAGATGACGACGGCTCGGCGTGGGTCCCGCCCAGCGGACCGCACCCACCGGAGTCGGTCCATCGCCTGGCGGAGTTATCGCCCCGGGTGATCGGGGAATGCGACAGTGCATGCGCGCTTCCGCGGCGAACCCGCTGTCCACCATCGACGCCATCGAGGACGCCGAGGTCCTCGACCGGGTCGCGAGCCCCCTCCGCGCGGGCGTCCGGGCCCTCCCCCTGGGGCGCGCGCGGGAGCTGCTGCGCGGCCGTTGGCAGGGGCACCCGTTGCATCCGACGCTGGTGCAGGCGCCCATCGGGTCCTGGAGCTCCGCCGCGCTGCTCGACCTGACGCGCGGCAACGAACGCGCGGCCCGGCTGCTGATCGCGGTGGGCCTGGTGACGGCCGCTCCGGCGGCCGTGGCGGGCGCGACGGACTTCGCGGACCAGTTCCCGGAGCAGGAACGGGTCGGGGTGGTGCACGCGGCGGCCAACACCGCGGCCGTCGTCCTCTACACCGCCTCCCTCATCGTCCGGCTCAGAGGCGGGCGCGGAAGGCTGCTGGGCTTCGCCGGGCTCGCCGCGGCCACCGCCGGCGGATTCCTCGGCGGACACCTCACCTTCCGGCAGGCCGCCGGCGTCAACCACAGCGAGGCCGTACCGCACCTGGTCGACGCGGGCTGGCACGCGGTCGGCGGCCCCGAGGAGTTCCCTCGCGGCCACATGGTGCGACGGATGGTCGGAGAGGTCCCGGTGCTGATCGTGCGGGACGCCGAGGGCACGGGCGAACTCCACGCGCTCGCCGACCGGTGCTCCCACCTGTCCGGCCCCCTCTCCGAGGGCGAGGTCGTCGACGGCTGCGTGGTCTGCCCCTGGCACGGGAGCACCTTCCGACTGGCCGACGGCGCCTGCGTGGCCGGACCGGCCACCGCCCCGCAGCCCTCCTTCGAGGTCCGGCTCAACGACGGCCTCGTGGAGGTACGCCTGCCGCAGGCACGGTGATCGGGGCCGCCCCGGCCGCTCGTCGCCTCCGGCAGGCGCCCGGTTGCGCGCCGGGGACTCCGGTCGCAGGGTGGCCCTGAGAGGCAGCCGACGACGGGACGGGGCCACAGTCATGACCCGACGGGCGAACGCTCCGCGGAGCGCGCCGGGCGCGGCCGCGGGATGACGCCCATGGCCGACGCCGACCTCACGCCCGAACCCGCACCCGAATCCGCGCCCGTGACGGAGACCGGAGGCGGGCCGGTGCCGGCGCGGCCGGCTGCGGCGCGGCGGGTCTGGCAGGAGCCCGGCGGCCCGATGGTCATGGAGGGCCCGGTGGAGGTCGTCCTGGAGGACGGCACCGTGGTGCGCTCCGATCGCCCGGTGGTCGCCCTGTGCACCTGCCGGCGCAGCCTGCTGTACCCGTGGTGCGACACCAGCCACCGCGGACCTCGACGGGCGGCCGCGACGCGAGACCGCGCTCCACGGCCCGGGTCGCCGGGCGCCGAACCCTCCGGCGGCGGCCCGCGGGAACCTCGCGCCGGCGGTCACGGGGCGAGCGCCGACGGTCACGGGGGTGAGCGCCGACGGTCACAGGGGCGCGCGCAGTGAACAGCGCCCCTCCCGCCAGGCCCCGAGCACGTGACCGGCGAGCCGGTCCTCCAGCCACTGCGTGGCGGCGACCCCGAAGACGACGTCGGGAGCCAGTCGGGGTTCGCGGCGCAGCAGGTCGCCGATGACCTCATGGCGTACGAGCTGCTCGTGCACGGCGTCGGCCTCGACGTGCTCGGCGTAGAAGTGGACGGCGGCCGGGCCGGCGCCCAGCCGCCGCAGGGCCTCGACCATGCGCCGGGAGGCGGGCGGCGAGGTCATCTCCACCGTCGCGAAGTGGCCGACCAGGGCACCGCGCAGCTCCCGGTGGAGGCCCAGCAGCGACATCAGGTTCACCGTGGCGAGGGTGGGGGCGGGCGCGGCGTCCAGGTAGCCGCCGTAGCCGTCGTCCAGGTCGAGGTCCGCGAGCAGCGCGGCGAACAGGTCGGCGTGGATCCGCTCGGCGCGGCCCGCGCCGAACTCGTCGTACTCGACCGCGACCAGTGCGGCCTTGGCCCGGCCGGTGAGCCGTGGGATGGCCCAGGCGTGCGGGTCGGCCTCCTTGAGCTGGTACAGGGACCGGTGCGCCGCGTACTCCCGCAGCTGCCACCACTCTCCGGCGTCCCGCAGGTAGGCGCTGACGCCGCCGCCCCCGACGGGCTCTCGCAGCGCCGCCTCCACCGTGCTCGCGACGTCCCCGTCGCACGGCACGTCGGCCCTCAGTGCCGCGAGGAACCGCCGCTCCAGCACGCCGCGGAGCCGCAGCAGCTCCGCGTCCCACTCCCAGGCGTCGTCGACCCCCTCGAACCCGCGGTAGTGCAGCTCGTATCCCAGGTAGAGGGCCAGTTGGGCGTCCTCGCCGTAGGGCCGGGCGCGGGCGGCCGTCTCGTGCGGCAGCGACACCGCCCGACCGGGTTCCACGCCACGGCCCAGGACGTCCACCAGCGCGGCGGACACCTCTCCACGCGGCGTGGGCAGCCTCATCCCACGGCCTCCGCCGCGTGGCGCGGGCCTGTGGGCGCCCGGCGACGGGCGATCGCCTCAGGGCGACGCCGGCCGTGCTCGCCCGTCGGCCGGGCTCCGCGTCGTGGCGCCCGGATCACCAGCGGTACCAGCGCCCTCGCGCGCCGCCAGGACCAGCGGACCGGAAGAGGAACCCGAGAAGCCAGAGGGCCAGGACCGCCAGAGCGATCCACCACAGGACCTTGACCGCGAATCCGGCACCGAACAGGACCAGGATCAGCAGAAGCACGAGCAGCAGGGGAAGCATGGTCGCCACCTCCAGTCGGTCGGGCTGTACGCCTGCCCCCTGAGGCGGAAGTCATGGGGCCCCTTTCGGACGCGGCGGGCTCGCATGTGCCGGACATCCGGTCGGGTACCGAGTCGTACGCGCTCCGGCCGGGGAAGGCTCGGCGGCGGTTCCCGACGCTCGCGGACCCGCGACGTGCGCGCCGGGGCGAGCCGTCGGAAGTGGTCGTCGGGAAGCCTTGAGGGGTCGAACCCGTTCGTGCCTGGCTCCGCGCGCGCGGAGCCCCCACCACTATGCGGCCGGCGCGGGCGACCCGCCACTCGGGGACTCGTAGGCGCCGCGCCGGTGGGGGCCGGGGCTCCAGGACGGCCCGCCGACCGACCGGCCGGCGACGCCCCGTCAGACATCGGCCCTGCCCGGACCTCGCGGACGTCCCCACGCGTCGACCGAGACCGATCCGGGACGGTCACCGGTCCGCCCGCCCCGGGCCTCCGGCGGTCCGCCACCGGACCACCGGAGGGCTCGGAAGTTGAACCTTCAGGTGAAGTTACTCGTGGGCACGCAACAGAGAACACCGCCGCGTCACGAGGTAGATTCCCCTTAGAGGGGAAAAACGGGCATAACCGAAAACAACAGGGGTAGTCGACGCCAAGAGCCGGAGTCGGGCTCGTTCGGCGGAGGCCCTCACAGCGGCTCACGCCGACACCGTCGACACCCCCGCACAGCGGGAGAGAACCGTCGAGGACGAGCAGGTGATATCCGGCAGGCAGCCCATTCCGACATCACAGCGTATTCGAGAGAATCGAGAGAGGGGTCGGTCTGATGTCAACGGGGACACTCCTTGCCATCATCATCGCCGCGGTCGTGATCCTCGCCCTGATCGCCGTCGGGATCTACCTCGCCGTTCGCCGACGGCGTCTGCGCGAGCGGTTCGGCCCGGAGTACGAACGGACGGTCGAGGGCTCCGACAGCCGACTCGCGGCGGAGCGGAAGCTGAGCGCACGCGAGAAGCGCCATGACGAACTGGACATCAAGCCCTTGCCCGACGACGCACGCAACCGCTACGCACGCCAATGGCGCGACGTGCAGAACGACTTCGTGGACCACCCGGAGGGCGCCGTACACGACGCCGACATCCTCGTCGCCGCTCTGATGCACGAGCGCGGCTACCCCACCGAGAACTTCACCCAGCGACTCGAGGACCTGTCGGTCGAACACGGCCGCACCCTGGAGCACTACCGTGCCGCCCACGAGGTCAACGAACTGGGGATGCGCCACAAGGCCAGCACCGAGCAGTTGCGCGGCGCCATGGTCCACTACCGCGCCCTGTTCAACGAGTTGCTCTCCAACGGGGGCCAGACTCGACACGCCCCCGCCTGAACACCGACACCGACAGCCGGGAGGCGTCGACGCCTCCCTCCATGGCGGACGGAGGAAACATGCGACGCGACGACATACCCGAAACCAGCGAGGGCGGACTGTCGACCGAGGACCTGGCCGAACCCTCCCGCCGCGATGCCGACGCGGCACCGGAGACGCGGGAGGAGACGCCGACGGTGCCCGACTACGGCGCCGGGCAGACGACCGAGGCGGAATCCCCCGGAGCCGAGCTCCGCGAGGAGGACAAGCCACCCGAGGAGGAGTCACCGCGGCTGCTCACGCCCGAGGACGAGGAGTCCTTCCGCTCACGGTGGCAGGACATCCAGGCCCGGTTCGTCGACGACCCGCGTGACTCGGTACACGCCGCCGACGCTCTCGTCGCGGAGGTCATCCAGAGGCTGGCCGCGACCTTCTCCCAGCACAAGAAGGATCTGGAAGGCCAGTGGACCCAGGGTGAGGAGGTGAACACCGAGGACCTGCGGATGGCGCTGCGGCACTACCGCTCGTTCTTCAACCGCCTGCTCACGGTGCCATGACGCACCGCGACCGTGGCCGTGGGTCCCTTCTCCGGGACCTCCGAAGGACGTGGTCGGCGGCCTGCGTCCGCGGAGCGCCCGCCGCGCAGGCCGAACCCCGTCGCCGGACCTAAGCTGACAGGGGAAGGGCGGGTGTGCCTTCCGAAACACCACCCTCCCTCAGCGGCGGGGAGCACGCATGGCCATACGTCATCGGCTGGTTCACAGGAGCCCCGCACAGGTGTGGGCGGTGCTGGCGGACGGCTCGCGCTACGGCGACTGGGTCATCGGACCGTCGCAGTCCTCCCAGGTGGACGAGGAGTGGCCGCGGCTCGGCTCCCGCATCGAGTACGTCGTCGCCCTGGGCCCGTGGACGCTGACGGGTGAGACGATCGTCCGGCGCTGCGAGCCGGTGCGGGCACTCGAACTGGAGGCGGTCAGCGGATGGTTGGGCACGGCCCGCATCGCCATGGAGATCCGCTCATGGGGTGACGAGACCCTGGTGATCCTCGACGAGCACCCGCTGCGCGGCACCGGCGGCCGCCTGCACAACGTGGCGTTGGACGCCGTGCTGCAACTGCGCCACCGCTCCATGCTCGCCAGGTTCGCCGAGGTGGTGGAGTCCACGGGGCCGGGGGGCCGGGAGGGCCCGGACGGTCGCGCGGGCCGGGACGGGCGCACACCGTCGAGTCCCTGACGTCCCAGGACGGGAGTGAGCCATGCCGGACGCCGTGGTGATAGGAGCCGGCCCCAACGGGCTGGTGGCGGCCAACGTGTTGGCGGATGCCGGCTGGAGCGTGGAGGTGCTGGAGGCCCAGCCGGAACCGGGTGGGGCGGTGCGCAGCGACCGTGGCGTCCACCCCGACTACGTCAGCGACGTCTTCAGCTCCTTCTACCCGCTCGCCGCGGCCTCGCCCGTCCTCGCCGCGCTCGATCTGGAGGCGGAGGGCCTGCGGTGGAGTCACGCGCCGCGCGTGCTCGCCCACCCGCTGCCGGACGGCCGCTGTGCGGTGTTGGAGCACGACGTGCGGGACACCGCGGCCGGCCTGGACGGCTTCGCCGTCGGGGACGGCGAAGCCTGGGAGCGGCTGTGCGCGGTGTGGGACCGGGTGGGCGAGGACCTCATGGGTGCGCTCTTCACCCCGTTCCCCCCGGTGCGGGCGGCGGCCGGGCTGGCCGTGAGGCTCCGGGCGGCGGGTGGACTGCGGCTGGCTCGGATGCTGACGCTGCCGGTACGGCGCCTCGGTGAGGAGGAGTTCGCCGGCGTCGCCGGGCGGCTGCTGCTGGCCGGCAACGCCCTGCACTCCGACCTCGCCCCGGAGGCGGCGGGCAGCGGCGGCTTCGGCTGGCTGATGGCCATGCTCGGCCAGCGCGGCGGCTTCCCCGTCCCGCTGGGCGGCGCGCAGGAGCTCACGGCGGCGCTGGTGCGGCGCCTGGAGCGACGCG
Coding sequences:
- a CDS encoding saccharopine dehydrogenase NADP-binding domain-containing protein → MGSGRNVAVFGAYGHTGRFVVAELRERGYVPLLLGRDQDKLLALAQDQPGLEVRQASVDDPASLDRALNGAAAVINCAGPFATTAAPLVEAALRAGIPYVDVAAEIEANLDTFAHFAERARAAGAVVVPAMAFFGGLGDLLVTTAMGDWTAADEAHIAYGLSSWHPTAGTLAAGAVSGRRRGGRRVRYTGGRLAYHDDALPTLEWPFPAPLGPQSVIGEFTMADVVTVPSHLAVPEVRTYMTAKAAGDLFAPDASAPTAVDELGRSAQTFVVDVRVSSGGAERRLVAAGQDIYAVSAPLAVEAVDRVLTGRTRTTGVVSAGAVFDAPDFLRALSAHLSLHVPLDTRG
- a CDS encoding helix-turn-helix domain-containing protein, producing MSSVPRSVAVAATDGMLHFELALAYEVFGSAPAALPGPWYDVRVCGTHAVRVGRFLLEPDCGLDRLAQADTVIVPALADVDRDPPADLVAAVRAAHESGARVVSLCTGVFVLAAAGLLDGLRATTHWAHTEELAARYPRVNVDPDVLYVDNGSVLTSAGKAAAMDLCLHLVRRDHGSAVANVVARRLVVPPHRAGGQAQFVTTPVPAQDDHPLAELFPWVMRRLDQPLTVEDLARQANISSRHLTRHFRSVTGTTPLQWLLTQRIRRAQELLENTDDSVDTIASAAGMGTATTLRRHFQRTLGVPPDAYRRTFRA
- a CDS encoding beta-propeller fold lactonase family protein — its product is MSTDEGKQTGPRSGPVPDRAWPRPGAWLRLVMAVLAMLAALPLPTATASPTRAAAPAPNAYVVNADSNNVSVVDTATNTVTTTIPVGTTPLSVAVTPDNTRAYVTNGNSNNVSVIDTTTNTVIATIPVGANPADVAITPNGARAYVTNQASNNVSVIDTATNTVIATIPVGTNPFGVAITPDGTRAYVANRNSTTVSVIDTATNTVTTTVAVGSGTVGVAITPDGTRAYVTSEGPDTVAVIDTATNTVIATIPVGSNPFGVAITPDGTRAYVTNSGSNTVSVIDTATNTVTTTIPVGALPVSVAITPDGTRAYVANGGSTTVSVIDTATNTVTTTIPVGSAPFDVAFATPPPPPSLTLTKIHSGGFNRGRSGTYTLTVGNNGSGPTDGTTVTVQDTLPKGLTPTAISGTGWDCSLATLTCTRDDALAPGDSYPPITLTVKVSCKAAQQVTNTATVTGGGSAPDTTTHTTTIRHDRRCERPHHDDDHHDHHDKDDKHDHVRK
- a CDS encoding peptide ligase PGM1-related protein encodes the protein MEQQHRDPLILYANFHSDLAVDLAARDVLERWAEQAPRKIWLMRPGDVLVTPVPLSAAFQAYACDLLGMAPESLTLLHVPPVPGGTLADAVHRAGATDTLRELVVARPGIQLLPLALDRSTVDLAARLAVPIAPYGPRGAPRAALEVAYLLNTKGAFRCTAARLGMPLPPGRVCGGEDLPATVGALLAEHDRVVLKPDRSAGGHGLAVLSDTDPVPSPGERATVWVVEQCMDAIRSLSVQMEATPDGPRPVFSGEMRTSGGRYTGYLSPLAAADRFRAVELERWGGALGRYLSGHGYTGPYGIDAVLAANGRLYAIEANVRRTATTTPRVMAVRLARAAGLDRPAWLLAQHESRFALGFAEALRLLRDAGLAWSRESGAGVVLYEDAPADGRTWRYAVIGTDRRQVKRLRRALMDAWGTTARAEAG
- a CDS encoding HemK2/MTQ2 family protein methyltransferase yields the protein MLLRPWGVYSPQEDSYLLRDALEQVSVPPGARVLDVCTGTGLIAVTAARLGAGDVRAVDISYRAVLTARCNAWLNRAAVRVRRADFRDHAPGERFDLITANPPYVPCPERNVRRPRGGGSRDAGPDGRRYLDRLCAMAPLLLNETGVLLVVHSSVAEPLRTLRTLTAGGLTASVVARRAQPFGPLLSARAAWMEDSGLIDPGQRHEELVVIRGARAVQRVDAPDAPGSATG